In a genomic window of Branchiostoma lanceolatum isolate klBraLanc5 chromosome 12, klBraLanc5.hap2, whole genome shotgun sequence:
- the LOC136446344 gene encoding E3 ubiquitin-protein ligase MARCHF8-like, with product MSGLEDEGKSHPKVRCSCVSNKEDIDDTSECLSSQDLKNDLETISKEKIISCQVISATNDSTLIKKPRPTNGLSDESTTGKEDTRAESPESTEEVQADLQVVQSHAPITCQSSARIRQDSESTASSYRFMCRICHGGEDEEDAMISPCLCSGSLQYCHQECLLKWLGWKSSWTCELCSHGFSIVNHGLKRPSKWKCVHLDAVERWSMVVVLLALSAIIGSTYFLVWSFTNPMSEQQKKAPEFQVCYALYVVLNLFSLGIVLFYVRPIAALLNRWRAINQRLQVQDYAGRLKKRRLSECSGILVLPSSEILTPIQLVPMTGVLENQSQV from the exons ATGTCCGGGCTGGAAGATGAAGGAAAGAGTCATCCAAAAGTAAGGTGTTCTTGTGTCTCAAATAAGGAGGACATAGACGATACCAGTGAGTGTCTTAGCAGTCAAGACTTAAAGAATGATCTTGAGACGATCTCCAAGGAGAAAATTATAAGCTGTCAAGTCATCTCAGCGACAAATGACAGTACTCTTATTAAGAAACCACGCCCCACAAACGGCCTATCAGACGAATCAACCACAGGAAAGGAGGATACAAGAGCAGAATCACCCGAATCCACAGAAGAAGTCCAAGCTGACTTGCAGGTGGTTCAAAGTCACGCGCCCATCACATGCCAGTCAAGTGCAAGGATTCGACAAGACAGCGAGTCCACGGCGAGTTCGTACCGGTTCATGTGCAGGATCTGTCACGGTGGTGAGGATGAGGAAGATGCGATGATCAGCCCGTGTCTGTGCTCCGGATCTCTACAGTACTGCCACCAGGAGTGCCTACTCAAATGGCTCGGTTGGAAAAGTTCGTGGACGTGCGAGTTGTGTTCTCACGGCTTCAGCATTGTGAACCACGGACTGAAAAGACCATCCAAG TGGAAATGCGTCCACCTTGACGCAGTCGAGAGATGGTCTATGGTAGTCGTCCTGCTAGCACTGTCCGCTATCATCGGGTCCACGTACTTTCTAGTCTGGTCCTTCACCAATCCCATGTCAGAGCAGCAGAAAAAGGCGCCCGAATTTCAAG TGTGCTACGCCCTGTACGTGGTATTGAACCTGTTTTCTCTTGGGATCGTGTTGTTCTACGTCCGGCCGATTGCAGCTCTCCTCAACAGGTGGCGGGCTATCAACCAGCGCCTGCAG GTTCAAGATTACGCAGGTCGTTTGAAGAAAAGACGCCTTTCGGAGTGTTCAGGTATCCTGGTCCTCCCTTCTTCAGAGATTCTGACGCCAATACAGCTCGTTCCCATGACCGGTGTCCTGGAGAACCAATCACAG GTGTAA
- the LOC136446494 gene encoding zinc finger protein 888-like has product METQNDESKNAEGMGRLNPSPCEDDNELSANVKRKHQFQCEQCNFSSLRIWHLKQHIRVKHTGERPFSCDQCEYSTGNKYALVKHVKVRHRGERPFQCDQCDYCTSEKANLKTHIMAKHSDYRPYTCTYCDYSTPRKRSLEFHMSSHTGREKPYRCELCPYAANQKQHLKRHMTKHTGEKPYKCEVCGFSTSQPTYLKNHMATHSDEKPYKCKLCDYSATLKSGLKRHMANHTGEKPYKCEICAFSTVRLSNLKRHIVTHTSERPYKCSVCDYSAQWPDDLRRHMVVHSTEKPYKCELCDYSAARIQHLKQHTARHTSEKNYNCELCDYSGAMKIDLKQHMIVHRTERPYKCGLCDYAGARKSDVNIHMKTHTGEKPHKCPFCDFAAAHVAQLTQHVRIHKGEKPHKCELCDYRSLRKTHLKRHMAKHTGEKPYKCELCVYSTATKSSLKQHMENMHSDGEKPYRCELCDYSARRLCHLTQHIATHTGEKPYKCEECGYAATQMTHLKRHITTHKPLGSEKTAETSYLN; this is encoded by the coding sequence ATGGAGACACAAAACGATGAAAGCAAAAATGCAGAAGGTATGGGGAGACTCAACCCTTCGCCCTGCGAAGACGATAATGAACTTAGCGCAAATGTTAAACGTAAGCATCAATTCCAATGCGAGCAGTGTAATTTTTCGTCACTACGAATATGGCACCTAAAACAACACATCAGAgtcaaacacaccggtgagagaccatTTTCATGTGACCAGTGCGAGTATTCGACGGGAAACAAGTATGCTCTCGTCAAGCACGTCAAGGTAAGGCACCGTGGTGAGAGACCATTTCAGTGCGATCAGTGTGACTATTGTACATCAGAGAAGGCCAACCTGAAGACACACATCATGGCTAAACACAGCGACTACAGGCCTTACACCTGTACATACTGTGACTATTCCACACCACGCAAAAGGAGTTTAGAATTTCATATGAGCTCCCATACCGGCCGTGAGAAGCCATACAGGTGTGAGCTGTGCCCCTATGCCGCTAATCAGAAGCAACACTTGAAACGgcacatgactaaacacactggGGAGAAGCCATACAAATGCGAAGTCTGTGGTTTTTCTACTTCACAGCCGACATATCTAAAGAATCACATGGCCACGCACAGTGacgagaaaccttacaagtgtaagctctgtgattattctgcaacaCTCAAGTCTGGCCTAAAGCGGCACATGGCAAaccacaccggtgagaaaccatacaaatgtgaaaTATGTGCTTTTTCTACAGTACGGCTATCTAATCTAAAGCGTCACATTGTCACACATACCAGTGAGAGGCCATACAAATGTTCAGTTTGTGATTACTCCGCACAATGGCCGGATGATTTGAGGCGGCACATGGTCGTACATAGTACTGAgaagccatacaaatgtgaaCTTTGTGATTATAGCGCAGCACGAATCCAGCATTTAAAACAGCACACCGCCAGGCACACCAGTGAGAAAAATTACAATTGTGAACTTTGTGATTATTCCGGAGCAATGAAGATAGATCTAAAACAGCACATGATAGTACACAGAACTGAGAGACCGTACAAGTGTGGACTCTGCGACTATGCTGGGGCACGTAAATCCGATGTGAACATacacatgaaaactcacacggGCGAGAAACCGCACAAATGTCCGTTTTGTGATTTTGCTGCGGCGCACGTTGCTCAGTTGACGCAGCACGTGCGCATCCACAAAGGCGAAAAGCCGCATAAGTGCGAACTCTGCGATTACCGTTCGCTACGAAAGACTCATTTGAAGCGGCAcatggcaaaacacactggCGAGAAGCCATACAAGTGCGAGCTCTGTGTCTATTCTACAGCAACGAAGTCAAGTCTGAAacagcatatggaaaatatgcaTTCTGacggtgagaaaccgtaccgTTGTGAActatgtgactattctgcacgGAGATTGTGTCACCTAACGCAGCACATAGCTACACACACGGGTGAGAAGCCGTACAAATGTGAAGAGTGCGGCTACGCGGCAACACAGATGACGCACCTGAAGCGGCACATCACAACACATAAGCCACTGGGCAGTGAGAAGACAGCAGAAACGTCATACCTGAACTAg